One part of the Arabidopsis thaliana chromosome 1 sequence genome encodes these proteins:
- a CDS encoding lactate/malate dehydrogenase, NAD-binding domain protein, with the protein MKEAPSPDSILIIVSNHIDVLTYVAWKLSGFQLQKCRGVSHRLSSQILMVICMFWFEKLQPYLNKV; encoded by the exons ATGAAGGAAGCTC CTTCTCCTGATTCTATCTTGATCATTGTTTCTAATCATATCGATGTTTTGACTTACGTTGCTTGGAAGCTCTCTGGTTTTCAG CTACAGAAGTGTAGAGGAGTTTCACATAGACTTTCATCTCAAATACTTATG GttatttgcatgttttggtttgagaaATTGCAG CCATATCTtaacaaagtttaa